The genomic DNA ACTTAATACCATGATCAAAGAAAAGTCTTCAATTTAAACTAAGTTATAAGGAGAATGAACAAGTGATAGATAAAGagaaagtaaaattaaaaaaaaggtgaacaaaacaaaataagatgaagaaaaaaaaaaacaaagattaaaCGAAAAACATGATGAGAAAAGTGATTAAGTGAATAACATTTTTGGTTAAAAAGGAGGACGAGCACTTCCACCCCAATAACCTTCAGCTGGTAATTGGCATGAATTGAGAAGATTTTGAGGAACTCCATGGAAAAGTGATGAAGCATTAGGATCTGCTACAAGTTGTTGCTGTTGCTGGttctgctgctgttgttgttgactTCCCATGGTTCCCGGTGACCCTAACCCTCCATTTCCTGGCACATTCACTggtgtttcttcatcttctaaaGGTAGCCTTTCATAAGCAGCATTTCCAAAGGAAGCTGCCATGATAACAACCGGACCGGAAGCTAACAACGGTCCCACCACGCTACCACCGACGACCTGTCCTTGTCCACCAGCTAGATATATGGCTAATCCTGACGCCGCTGGTGGAGCAGGCGGCGGCAGGAAAGAGCCAGATAATGATAATATCTCAAATCTTCCATGAAGTGTGACTACCGCACCAGGCGATGCTGGTTGACGGAGAGTCACGTTTGTGACGGTCCCACTTCCGCTAAGGATGCAGACACCACGCTGCCTCCTTCGCGCAAAGACCGTCACACTTTCCATGATGTCACATCCATTTGCAACTTCCATCACGTGGGATCGGAGTGCGTTCGCGCTGTCCCTCGTGATGATGATAGGtggttttggtttgtttttcgaACCTGCTGGTCTTCCTCTTGGTCTTCTTCCCATCTCACCACCACTTCCTCCACCAGCACTTCCGCTACCACCGTCGTCTTTTCCTTCTCCTCCGGTGGGAGTGTTGTTGCCGTCTTCGTTGTTTCGTTCTCTTTTTTGGCCTCGGCTTAAGCTCCCATTGCCACTTTGTTGTTCCTCTTCATTGGTTTGGTGGTTGGTGTGAAATTGATGgtgaggatgaagatgaaggtCTCTAGTGAGAAATGGAGGTGGAAGAGGACGACCTTGTGCTACTTGATccatgatttgttttttttttcttctctagaTGATATAATCAAGATCAATATCTTCAAAAAGTCACAACCCTAGattgtttgaaaattgaaaagaaggaaAGGAGAGAGATAGGAAAGGATCTAGGTTGTGGTGGTGGAGATTTACTTTTGAGgggttttgtatttttgttttctagTTTCTAATTTTTTCTTGTTTGGTTTTTGAGTTGAAGAACTAGCTAGGTGTTGTTGATGGCATGTTCTCTACTCTCTACTACTTAGCACTTAACCTTCAACAAAAAATGGAAACTTTTTGAAAAAACCCACCACAAATTTCAAGCACCATGTTGATTGGTATATGAAACTAGCTAGCtaagctactttttttttatggaagtaAAGTAAAGAGATGGTAGTTCAAGGTTTGGAGGAAATAAGGTAATAAAgagttttaagaaaagaaaagtttgggcagagagaagaaaaggaagagaaaaacaACTTAGGAAGCTTTTGTTTATGCGGTTTAATAATAATGAGATTGAggatgctgttttttttttttttttttatgggggGTTAGAAGAATTTGggtttactttgttttttgttgggTTAGGGTTAGGTCCAAGGAATCGGATCGATGATGGGTTTGATATTGGTAAGAAAGACAGCGTGCGCATGGGCGGTGTTGTGGGACCTACAAAGTGGGTCCCATATATTCAATACTACCATGCTtgaaatttctctctctcttataACT from Medicago truncatula cultivar Jemalong A17 chromosome 8, MtrunA17r5.0-ANR, whole genome shotgun sequence includes the following:
- the LOC25501012 gene encoding AT-hook motif nuclear-localized protein 22 → MDQVAQGRPLPPPFLTRDLHLHPHHQFHTNHQTNEEEQQSGNGSLSRGQKRERNNEDGNNTPTGGEGKDDGGSGSAGGGSGGEMGRRPRGRPAGSKNKPKPPIIITRDSANALRSHVMEVANGCDIMESVTVFARRRQRGVCILSGSGTVTNVTLRQPASPGAVVTLHGRFEILSLSGSFLPPPAPPAASGLAIYLAGGQGQVVGGSVVGPLLASGPVVIMAASFGNAAYERLPLEDEETPVNVPGNGGLGSPGTMGSQQQQQQNQQQQQLVADPNASSLFHGVPQNLLNSCQLPAEGYWGGSARPPF